A part of Limnochordia bacterium genomic DNA contains:
- a CDS encoding rubredoxin: MKKFVCTICGYVYDPQEGDPDNGVEPGTSFEALPDDWTCPLCGAGKDEFELEE; encoded by the coding sequence ATGAAAAAGTTTGTGTGCACGATTTGTGGTTATGTTTATGATCCACAGGAGGGTGATCCGGATAACGGTGTGGAGCCGGGAACAAGTTTCGAGGCTTTGCCCGATGATTGGACGTGTCCTTTGTGTGGGGCAGGGAAGGATGAGTTTGAGCTAGAGGAGTAA
- a CDS encoding radical SAM protein, protein MHYAAAKRILSAHNAMNIYRGCTHGCIYCDSRSTCYQMKHDFEDIEVKINAPKLLEDALRRKRKKCMISTGAMCDPYMHCEQELEMTRKCLEIIDRYGFGLAIQTKSNRILRDLDLLQSIKEKAKCIVQMTLTTYDESLCRIIEPNVCTTKERHETLKILSDAGIPTVVWFAPLIPFINDTEENLRGILDYCFDAGVKGILCFGMGVTLRDGDREYFYAALDRHFPGLKRKYMLQYGYSYECKSDNEEELMRIFHGECHMQDVMCDVGEIFTYINEFPSRNPPEQLSLF, encoded by the coding sequence ATGCATTACGCTGCAGCCAAAAGAATACTATCCGCACATAACGCAATGAACATATACCGTGGTTGCACCCACGGCTGTATCTACTGTGACTCAAGGAGTACATGTTACCAGATGAAGCACGACTTCGAGGACATTGAAGTCAAGATAAACGCGCCGAAGCTCCTTGAGGATGCACTGCGTCGAAAACGAAAGAAGTGTATGATCAGCACCGGCGCGATGTGCGATCCGTACATGCACTGCGAACAAGAGCTCGAAATGACCCGCAAATGCCTTGAAATCATCGACCGCTACGGTTTCGGGCTGGCAATACAGACGAAATCCAACCGAATACTGCGCGACCTTGATTTACTTCAAAGCATAAAGGAAAAAGCAAAATGCATCGTACAGATGACGCTGACCACCTACGATGAAAGCCTTTGCCGGATCATCGAGCCCAATGTCTGCACAACGAAAGAGCGACATGAGACACTGAAAATCCTAAGCGACGCTGGAATTCCAACCGTCGTATGGTTCGCCCCTCTAATTCCGTTTATCAATGATACCGAGGAAAACCTACGCGGCATACTGGACTATTGCTTCGACGCAGGAGTAAAAGGCATCTTGTGTTTCGGTATGGGCGTTACACTGCGTGATGGCGACCGAGAGTACTTCTATGCTGCCCTGGACCGCCATTTCCCGGGCCTCAAACGAAAATACATGCTGCAATACGGGTACTCATACGAATGCAAGAGCGACAACGAAGAAGAGCTGATGCGGATATTTCATGGGGAATGCCATATGCAAGATGTGATGTGCGATGTGGGCGAAATATTTACGTATATCAATGAGTTTCCGAGCAGGAACCCGCCGGAACAACTCAGCCTTTTCTAG
- a CDS encoding rubredoxin produces the protein MDKHALYQLSYGLYIVCSKADKAINGQIANTGFQITAEPACIAVALNKENYTHSIIEESGLFTLSVLSTEAPMELIANFGFRSGKEVDKFAGVNYRLNSAGVPYVLDHTLGRLDVKLIGQHDYYTHTIFVGELTDAQVFAEGTPMTYAYYHAVKKGSAPKTAPTYREPEEKSAGAYRCTVCGYIYDPQVGDPDGNIPPGTAFADLPDDWVCPICKAAKELFESVA, from the coding sequence ATGGACAAACACGCACTTTACCAACTGAGTTACGGTCTGTATATTGTCTGCAGCAAGGCGGACAAGGCAATTAATGGCCAGATTGCTAATACAGGTTTTCAGATTACGGCAGAACCGGCCTGTATTGCCGTGGCGCTCAATAAGGAGAACTACACCCATTCCATAATTGAAGAAAGTGGCCTGTTTACCCTGTCCGTTCTTTCCACAGAAGCCCCCATGGAACTAATTGCCAACTTTGGCTTTCGTTCGGGAAAAGAAGTGGACAAGTTCGCCGGAGTGAATTACAGACTGAACTCGGCGGGGGTACCGTATGTGTTAGACCATACCCTCGGTCGGCTGGATGTCAAGCTCATCGGGCAGCATGATTATTACACCCATACCATCTTTGTGGGCGAGTTGACCGATGCCCAGGTGTTTGCTGAGGGGACCCCGATGACCTATGCCTATTACCATGCGGTCAAGAAGGGTAGTGCTCCAAAGACTGCACCTACCTATCGGGAGCCTGAGGAAAAATCAGCTGGGGCCTATCGATGTACCGTATGTGGGTACATTTACGATCCGCAAGTGGGGGATCCCGACGGGAATATCCCTCCGGGAACGGCCTTCGCTGACCTGCCCGATGATTGGGTATGTCCGATCTGCAAGGCAGCAAAGGAGTTATTTGAATCAGTAGCTTGA